The following coding sequences are from one Saccopteryx bilineata isolate mSacBil1 chromosome 3, mSacBil1_pri_phased_curated, whole genome shotgun sequence window:
- the MYADM gene encoding myeloid-associated differentiation marker, which translates to MPVTVTRTTVTTTTSSSSGLGSPVILGSPRALTQPLGLLRLVQLFSTCVAFSLVASVSAWVGFMGNWCMFAWCFCFSVTLIIIIVELGGLQARFPLSWRNFPITFACYAALFCLSASIIYPTTYVQFEPHGRTRDHEIAAIAFSCIACVAYATEVAWTRARPGEITGYMATVPGLLKVVETFVACVIFAFISEPYLYKHRPALEWCVAVYAICFILAAVAIILNLCDCTNVLPIPFPSFLSGLALLSVLFYASAMVLWPLYQFDERHGGQPHRRTDPNCRNSHTQSVCPWDCLLAVAILTAINLLAYVADLVHSARLVFVRV; encoded by the coding sequence ATGCCGGTGACGGTGACCCGCACCACCGTCACGACCACCACGTCGTCATCTTCAGGACTGGGCTCCCCAGTTATTCTGGGGTCCCCTCGGGCCCTGACCCAGCCCCTGGGTCTCCTCCGCCTGGTACAGCTGTTTTCCACCTGTGTGGCCTTCTCGCTGGTAGCCAGCGTGAGCGCTTGGGTCGGGTTCATGGGCAACTGGTGCATGTTTGCCTGGTGCTTCTGCTTCTCCGTGAccctcatcatcatcattgtggAGTTAGGGGGGCTCCAGGCTCGCTTCCCACTGTCCTGGCGCAACTTCCCAATCACCTTCGCCTGCTACGCGGCCCTCTTCTGCCTCTCAGCCTCCATCATCTACCCCACCACCTACGTCCAGTTCGAGCCTCATGGCCGCACACGGGACCACGAAATTGCCGCCATCGCCTTCTCCTGCATCGCTTGTGTGGCCTATGCCACCGAGGTGGCCTGGACCCGGGCCCGGCCCGGCGAAATCACTGGTTACATGGCCACCGTGCCAGGCCTGCTCAAGGTGGTCGAGACCTTCGTGGCCTGTGTCATCTTTGCCTTCATCAGCGAGCCCTACCTGTACAAGCACAGGCCAGCCCTGGAGTGGTGCGTGGCCGTCTATGCCATCTGCTTCATCTTGGCAGCTGTGGCCATCATACTCAACCTGTGTGACTGTACCAACGTGCTTCCTATCCCCTTCCCCAGTTTCCTGTCCGGGCTGGCCCTGCTCTCCGTCCTCTTCTATGCCTCAGCCATGGTCCTCTGGCCTCTCTATCAGTTTGATGAGCGGCACGGTGGTCAGCCCCATCGAAGGACTGATCCTAACTGCAGGAACAGCCACACCCAGTCTGTGTGCCCCTGGGACTGCCTCCTGGCTGTGGCCATCTTGACAGCCATCAATCTGCTGGCTTACGTGGCCGACCTGGTGCACTCGGCCCGCCTGGTGTTTGTCAGGGTCTGA